Sequence from the Spirochaetota bacterium genome:
ACTAATATTTCTATTCAAATTAATGATATACAAAACCAAATATCATCACCTTTACAAGAAATACCAACTCCTATTATTCCTCAAACAAAACCTACCATTCCTAAAAAAGTTGCTCAAACTCCTGTTCAAACAAAACCTACCATTCCTAAAAAAGTTGCTCAAACTCCTATTCAAACAAAACCTACCATTCCTAAAAAAGTTGCTCAAACTCCTGTTCAAACACAAATTCCAGTTCTTGAAGTCCCCACCCCTGAGTTAGTTCAAATTATACAAAGTGATACTGTGGAGTCTATTCCTAACCCAACACAACAATTAGTAGATAAAACAAAAGATATAAGTGATACATTAGATAATTTATTAAATCAAAAAACTCAGAAAAAAGCGTCTTCTGATGTTTTAGCAGATGCTCAATGGTCTGGAACTCCTAGAAAAACTCTATTATTTCCAAATCTTATAGCTAGTATACCACAACAATATAAATCTCGTGGTTATGGGTTCTCTATAACTGCTAAAATCACTTTCAGTCCTCAAGGTTGGGTATCAGCTGTAGAATTATTAAGAACTTCAGGAGATCCTCGTATAGATAGTATCTTCCGTACAGAATTACGTAAAATTCGTATAGAACCTAGTTCAAAAACGAGTTATGATACGATCACCAAAACTTTTACTATTTCTGTTAAATAATTTTTCTAGTTAAAGGACTTTTTTATGCAATTTATCCTTGGTAATTTTGGATCAGGAAAAACAACACTTATTATCCAACAAATTATTAATCTTATCGAATTGAATCAACAATTCTTAATAATTGTTCCTTCTCGTAGACATAAAGATCAATTACTTTTAGAATTATTAAAACAAAAATCTGGTCTTATTGGTTTACCCATCTTCACTTTAACAGAATTTCAAAAAAAACTAATAGAACATTTATTTCCTATCCCTATTGAAAGGCCTCAAACTATTAGTAATTTTGAAAAATTTCTTATTATTTCTTCTATTATTACTCAAAATACTGATAAATTTCAAAAGTTTCAAAATATTCAACAAAGACCAGAAATGATTAAAATGATTTATCGACTGATTCATTCATTGAGAGACAAAGATATTGAAACACTAAAATCATCTCTAGAATTAGCAGACAAAATTCATGATATACAATTAATTCTATCTCAATATCAACAAATTTTAATAGAAAAAAATATGGGTGATAACAAATTTGAAATAGATCTTATTTGTCAAAATATTTCAAAAATTTCTCCAGATTTTTTTGCAGATTATATATTTATTGATGGATTTGTAGATTATACAGCTACTCAATTCAAATTAATTGAACACATCTCTCAATTTATAGAAACTCATAAAAAACAAATTAATATTAGTTTGACTAATATTAATCATCATATTTGTCAACAAACTATTCTTCATTTCAAATCTATCTTTCCTTACGCTGAATGTATATATTTGGAAGAAAAATTAGAAAGTAGTCTTCTAGCAAATTCTTTTTTAGAAAATACACAAATACCAAAAAACTCTTTAGATATCTACGAAATACAAGCTTTTGGTAAAAATAAAGAAATTGAATATGTAACAAATCAAATCAAAAAATTATGTCTTATTAATTCTCAAAAATTAGAAGATATTTTAATTATAACAGATCAACAAGATACTTATGCCCCTCTACTCACTTCCGCCCTTCGAAAAGCAAATATTCCTTTTGGCTTTGGAAAAGATGACAAATTATCCAGTAATCCTCTCATTATTTTTATCAAGCGTTGTCTCAAAATTATGACTCAAGAACTAGATCATGAATATATTGAATTTTTTGCACAATCCAACTATATCCAAAATTCTATTAGAATAACCTTAGGTAAAGCTCCAGAATTAATTCCTTTAGCAATTCAAGGAAAAGAATTGGCATGGAAAAATGGATTCCAACGTCAAAAAGATCTATTAAAGGATGAAGATAACACTATATCCAAAAATGAATTAGAATGTTTAGAAAATACTATTCTATCATTATGTAACAAGCTATTTTCTTTAGATCCTTATAAAAATTACACAATAACTACCCATATTAATACCCTTATTGATTTATTAGAATTTTTAGGCGTACAAGCCAGCTTATCACAAACTCACTCCTTAATAAAGCACAAAAATATTATTGATATCTCTATAGCCAAGGATTATTCAGCCTTATTAAAATTAAAAGAAATTTTGCAAGATTTACGAAAATCTCTTGAAAATATAGGACATAAGGAACTCAATTCTATATCATTTTTATTTTTCTTTGGAATTATTACAGAGGAGACTCGTTATAGAAGTGAAATTCCTCAAAAAAATATTCTTAGAATTCTTAATTCAAAAGATAGTCGTGGTATCTTTGCTAAATCTATTTTTATTCTAGGATTAAATGAGGGTGAATTTCCCGTAATTCCTAAATTTGAATTATTTGATAATTTTGATAGAAATCAACTAAATATTTTATCTCACAAAATATTAGGACTTTCTTTATGGCGTACAGATACTGACTATTTCGATGAACAACAACTATCTTTTGCAACGGCATTGACAAGATCCACAGAAAAAATATTTTTCTCTCGAACTCCTGTTAATGAAAGAGGTAGTTATTTTAATATTTCTCATTTTTTACGCCGTATTTTAGAAAAAAATATACAGATCACTCATTTACCAAAAACTATCACCCCTATGATAAAAGGGCAAAATCCTATGATTTTTTCAAAAAAACATAGTGCTGAAGAATATTTTGAATTGACATCCTTATCTCTCTTCAAGACAAATAATAATTCCTCACATGATACAGTAGCATCTTTTGAATATACACAAAATATCGATAAGGCTAATAAAAATTTTGATATTCAAAAATTACCAGATAATCATTTATTAGCATATTTTGGATATATTCCTACAGTTACAAAAGTAACCCAAAAATATTCAGCCGATATCGTCTATGTTTCGCCTACTCGTTTAGAAAAACTAGGACGCTGTCGTTATCAAGGTCTTTGGCAAGATTTTTGGAAATTAAAAGCTCACAAATTACCTGTTTACAAACCAGAAGCTGCTGATTATGGAAATTTATACCATAATGTGCTAGAATTATACATCAAAAAAAACATAGATAATATAGATTCTTCTATTTTTGACGAGTCTCTATTACACAAATATCTAGATCAATGTATAGTAGATACACCTCAAGAAAATGTATTCAAAATTGATTATAATTATATTTATACTATTTTAAAAGAATATATTATTTCTATAGAACCTACGTTTAGAGATCAAGAAAAACCTGTTTATTTTGAGTTATCATCAGGATCTAATGAACTATCTTATCAAACAGTATCATTAAATAATAATAAATCTTTAAATGTTTTTAGTAGAATAGATAGAGTGAATTTCAATACACTAAATAATAATTATTCTATTATTGATTACAAAAAAAGTGATCTATCATCTTATAAATCATACCAAAAAACACCCTTCAATCTTTTTCAAGGATTTCTGTATAGTGAGCTATTAAGAAACAATAATAAAGGACCTATCAGTGCTATTTCTTATATATTTTTAGAAAAATCAACTGTTTTCCAAGAATTTCCTGGAGGATCTTCTAAAAAAGCTGTCTATGAATCTATCCATGATATGCAACATTTCAAATGTGTAGAAATAACAAGATTGCTTACTTTATTAGAGGAAGGAAACTTTTCTCCTTTTACTTCAGACTCAGATATTGGTATTGAATTGACAGATTTATTTATTGACAAATTTGGAGAAAAATTTCCAAGAGAAAATGATACGAAATGTTCTTATTGTGATGTACAAAAATTATGTCTTAGACAACAAAAAAAAATCAGAGCCTTTTAGCTCTAATTTTTTATTATAAACTTATTTAAAATTAAGATTTATTTGGAGATCAGTCCTAATTTTTCAGCAATCATATCAATATCATCTCTTAAAACAAGATCTGCTAAATTATCATATTTAGTAGGCATAGCATTAATAATAACTAATTTAGTATTATCCTTACAATATTCAGGCAAACCTGCTACAGGATAGACAGTTAATGAGGTTCCCATCACTAAAATAAGATCAGCACGCTGAACCTCTGTTAATGCTTTTTCCAAATCTTTAACATGCTCTCCAAAAAAAATCACATCAGGCTTCATCAAGCCATGACATTCTGTACAGATTACGCC
This genomic interval carries:
- a CDS encoding PD-(D/E)XK nuclease family protein encodes the protein MQFILGNFGSGKTTLIIQQIINLIELNQQFLIIVPSRRHKDQLLLELLKQKSGLIGLPIFTLTEFQKKLIEHLFPIPIERPQTISNFEKFLIISSIITQNTDKFQKFQNIQQRPEMIKMIYRLIHSLRDKDIETLKSSLELADKIHDIQLILSQYQQILIEKNMGDNKFEIDLICQNISKISPDFFADYIFIDGFVDYTATQFKLIEHISQFIETHKKQINISLTNINHHICQQTILHFKSIFPYAECIYLEEKLESSLLANSFLENTQIPKNSLDIYEIQAFGKNKEIEYVTNQIKKLCLINSQKLEDILIITDQQDTYAPLLTSALRKANIPFGFGKDDKLSSNPLIIFIKRCLKIMTQELDHEYIEFFAQSNYIQNSIRITLGKAPELIPLAIQGKELAWKNGFQRQKDLLKDEDNTISKNELECLENTILSLCNKLFSLDPYKNYTITTHINTLIDLLEFLGVQASLSQTHSLIKHKNIIDISIAKDYSALLKLKEILQDLRKSLENIGHKELNSISFLFFFGIITEETRYRSEIPQKNILRILNSKDSRGIFAKSIFILGLNEGEFPVIPKFELFDNFDRNQLNILSHKILGLSLWRTDTDYFDEQQLSFATALTRSTEKIFFSRTPVNERGSYFNISHFLRRILEKNIQITHLPKTITPMIKGQNPMIFSKKHSAEEYFELTSLSLFKTNNNSSHDTVASFEYTQNIDKANKNFDIQKLPDNHLLAYFGYIPTVTKVTQKYSADIVYVSPTRLEKLGRCRYQGLWQDFWKLKAHKLPVYKPEAADYGNLYHNVLELYIKKNIDNIDSSIFDESLLHKYLDQCIVDTPQENVFKIDYNYIYTILKEYIISIEPTFRDQEKPVYFELSSGSNELSYQTVSLNNNKSLNVFSRIDRVNFNTLNNNYSIIDYKKSDLSSYKSYQKTPFNLFQGFLYSELLRNNNKGPISAISYIFLEKSTVFQEFPGGSSKKAVYESIHDMQHFKCVEITRLLTLLEEGNFSPFTSDSDIGIELTDLFIDKFGEKFPRENDTKCSYCDVQKLCLRQQKKIRAF